The Actinomyces viscosus genome segment GTCGGCGCAGCCCTGGCCGCCGAGATCGAGGGCGTCGCCACAGGCGCCACCGTCGGCTAGAGCCGTCGTGACCCCGACCGAGCCGGACCAGCCGGGCCGGCCTGATGCCGACGGCTCCAGTGACCGCAGGGTCCTGGACGCCCTGGACACCGCCGTCTCAGCCATAGGCGGTAGCCCCCGTCGGGGCCAGACCACCATGGCCGGCGAGGTCGCCCGGTCCGTGTCCGACGGCACCCACCTCCTGGTGCAGGCCGGCACCGGAACCGGAAAGTCCCTCGGCTACCTGGTGCCCGCCATGGTCCACGCCGTGGAGACCGGCAACCGCGTCGTGGTCTCCACCGCCACCCTGGCCCTCCAGCGGCAGGTCCTCACCAAGGACGCGCCCCTGGCGGCCGACGCCGTCGAGCAGGTCACCGGAACCCGCCCCGAGGTGGCGCTGCTCAAGGGCTGGCAGAACTACCTGTGCCGCCACCGCCTGGAAGGTGGCTACCCGCAGGACGAGGACGAGTCCGCGCTCTTCGGCGTCGGCGACGCCATCGCCCAACCGGCCGCGGGCCACGGAGGCGACGCGAGCCTGGGGGAGCAGGTGGTGCGCCTGCGCCAGTGGGCGACCAGGACGGACACCGGTGACCGCGATGACCTCGTCCCCGGCGTCTCCCAGCGGGCCTGGGCGCAGGTCTCCGTCTCCCGGGCCGAGTGCCTGGGCCAGTCCTGCCCCCTGAAGGCTGAGTGCTTCCCCGAGCTGGCCCGCGCCGCCGCCTCCCGCGCCGACCTCGTGGTCACCAACCACACCATGCTCGGCGTCGTCGTGGCCGGCAACCCCGGGGTCCTGCCCGACCACCAGGTCCTTATCGTCGACGAGGCCCACGAGCTGGCCGACCGGGTCCGCTCTCAGGGCACCATCGCCCTGTCAGCGGCCGCCGTGGCCCGCACCGCCGCCACCGCCCGCAAGCATGCCTCCGTCGTCGTCAGCGAGCTGGAGTCCGCCGGACAGACCCTCCAGCTCGCCCTGGCCGAGCTGCCTGACGGCCGGCTGGAGGCGCCGATACCCGCCGCCCTGCACGACGCGCTCGTGATCCTGGCCGGCGCCGCCCGACAGGTCGCCTCCGACGTGCGCGACCAGGCCCGCTCCCTAGGCCGCGAGCGCTCCGGCGAGGCCGCCGGGGCACTGGCGATCGCCCGCACCGCCGTCGGTGACCTGGTCGACGCCCTGGACCGCATGACCTCGGAGTCGGTGGCCCAGGGGCGCGACGTCGCCTGGATCGAGCGGCCCCGCATGGGCGCTGAGCCCCCACGGCTCCTCCTGGCGCCCATCGAGGTGGCCGGCTCAGTGGCCGGCCACCTGCTGAACGGGCGCACCAGCGTCATGACCTCGGCGACCCTCGCCCTGGGGGAGAGCTTCGACCCCATGGCCCGGGCCCTGGGACTGACCCTGGCCGAGCAGCCCTGGAAGGGCATCGACGTCGGCTCCCCCTTCGACTACCCCCGTCAGGGAATCCTCTACGTCGCCGCCCACCTGCCGCGCCCCGGCGCCGGCATCTCCGAGGCCGCCCTGGACGAGATGCTCGCCCTGGTCGAGGCCTCCGGCGGCGGCATGCTGGGACTCTTCTCCTCCCGGCGCGCCGCGCAGGAGGCCGCCGAGGTGCTGCGCGGCGCCACCGACCTGCCCGTCTACGCCCAGGGGGACGACCAGCTGCCCACCCTCGTGCAGGCCTTCGCCGACGACGAGGCCGCCTGCCTGGTGGGCACCCTCTCGCTGTGGCAGGGCGTGGACGTGCCCGGGCCCACCTGCCGCCTCGTCGTCATCGACCGCATCCCCTTCCCCCGCCCCGACGACCCGGTCGCCCAGGCCCGTACCGACGCCGTCGTGGCCGCCGGGGGCAACGGGTTCATGAGCGTGTCGGCCACCCACGCCGCGCTGCTGCTGGCCCAGGGGGCGGGCCGCCTCATCCGCCGCAGCCAGGACCGCGGCGTGGTGGCCGTGCTGGACTCGCGTCTGCGCACCGCCCGCTACGGGGGATTCCTCACTCGCTCCATGCCCGCCCTGTGGCCGACGACGAAGCCCGATGTGGTCCGCGCCGCCCTCGGGCGCCTGTCCGGCCGCGGTGAGGTTCCAAAGGCGTAGCGAACCTGCCGGGTGGGCCCTTAGGTATGTGCCCCTCAGTAGGATCTGCACGTAGGCTTGGCGCGAGCGGGTGCTCTCGCCCCTGCGGTCCTGCCCAGCAGATCCCATTGAGGAGAAGAACGTGTCAGACCACATCACCACTACCGCTGAAGGCTCCTACCCCACCAACCGTTCCGGCCGTCCCTCCAAGGTCGCCGTCATCGGCGCCGGGGCCGTCGGCTCCACCCTCGCCTACGCCTGCGTGACCAAGGGCGTTGCCCGCGAGGTCGTGCTGCAGGACATCGTCAAGGAGAAGGTCGAGGCCGAGGCCCTCGACATCGCCCAGGGAATCCAGTTCACCTCCGCCGGCTCCGTCTCGGGCTCCGACGACCCCGAGATCTGTCGCGACGCGGACGTCATCGCCATCACCGCCGGCGCCAAGCAGAAGCCCGGCCAGTCCCGCCTCGAGCTCGCCGGCGCCACCGTCGGCATCATGGAGAAGATCCTCCCCAAGCTCGTCGAGGTCGCCCCCAACGCCATCTTCGTCCTCGTGGCCAACCCGGT includes the following:
- a CDS encoding ATP-dependent DNA helicase, giving the protein MTPTEPDQPGRPDADGSSDRRVLDALDTAVSAIGGSPRRGQTTMAGEVARSVSDGTHLLVQAGTGTGKSLGYLVPAMVHAVETGNRVVVSTATLALQRQVLTKDAPLAADAVEQVTGTRPEVALLKGWQNYLCRHRLEGGYPQDEDESALFGVGDAIAQPAAGHGGDASLGEQVVRLRQWATRTDTGDRDDLVPGVSQRAWAQVSVSRAECLGQSCPLKAECFPELARAAASRADLVVTNHTMLGVVVAGNPGVLPDHQVLIVDEAHELADRVRSQGTIALSAAAVARTAATARKHASVVVSELESAGQTLQLALAELPDGRLEAPIPAALHDALVILAGAARQVASDVRDQARSLGRERSGEAAGALAIARTAVGDLVDALDRMTSESVAQGRDVAWIERPRMGAEPPRLLLAPIEVAGSVAGHLLNGRTSVMTSATLALGESFDPMARALGLTLAEQPWKGIDVGSPFDYPRQGILYVAAHLPRPGAGISEAALDEMLALVEASGGGMLGLFSSRRAAQEAAEVLRGATDLPVYAQGDDQLPTLVQAFADDEAACLVGTLSLWQGVDVPGPTCRLVVIDRIPFPRPDDPVAQARTDAVVAAGGNGFMSVSATHAALLLAQGAGRLIRRSQDRGVVAVLDSRLRTARYGGFLTRSMPALWPTTKPDVVRAALGRLSGRGEVPKA